One stretch of Harmonia axyridis chromosome 1, icHarAxyr1.1, whole genome shotgun sequence DNA includes these proteins:
- the LOC123683471 gene encoding centrosome and spindle pole associated protein 1-like isoform X4 has translation MSRSDDKRIAMLRYGEYSPNNLRVQSQPFLGIGEYEQQQILLKERRKSEYPNDTPSKLKSKQRGELLKDIRRSILPEKYSPKYSKSVQTDIQNIQYPLIQYDRQNRNEAQKELSPQRVVNENCSPNNRELTSYRRTEDQDLTTDACNGSLNPVMDKPKGILTNRKTGSPRDRYLSSMKHSYTPSFMDGFSHTDRTEELERERKKRELYNHELRLQIEENRRLQLMKDEQERREQELENKRLEQQLLRMQEEALSDDLRSRDEPVRRHSDDYARRRMDVGLRSGYRKHTDSEGSGLGSRNALSHYSPPVSRRTPFSLNVPQSSSSYSDPLTTRYSPHSPRYDFDSRYRRDTLNRLDSLNVYNSLYDTARYKKNAFARFDSLSRIDSLGARGDPLNKFESLNLQDDFGRTQRRHSATQQDLSLMRRSPKLQRRSNSSRFDDQLPIPVLKAHSPVARELKNSVPFNSGRNSSDACRKLEDKWQIPAVQKNIVNHSGSLRDGHNRSILTQLGAIRMQLQQEQMRMDESLRKRGITQSKAVDFN, from the exons GATGACAAACGCATCGCGATGCTCCGTTACGGAGAGTACAGCCCCAATAATTTGAGAGTGCAGTCCCAACCATTTCTTGGTATTGGGGAGTATGAGCAACAGCAGATATTGCTCAAGGAAAGAAGAAAGAGCGAATACCCAAACGATACTCCATCGAAACTGAAGTCTAAG CAGAGAGGCGAACTTCTCAAAGATATTCGCAGGAGTATCTTGCCAGAAAAATACAGCCCCAAATACTCAAAGAGCGTACAGACAGACATTCAGAACATTCAATACCCCCTT aTTCAGTATGATCGTCAAAATAGGAACGAGGCGCAAAAAGAACTAAGTCCGCAAAGGGTTGTAAACGAGAATTGCTCGCCGAATAATCGAGAATTAACGTCTTACAGAAGAACGGAGGATCAGGACCTGACGACTGACGCTTGTAATGGATCACTGAATCCAGTTATGGACAAACCCAAGGGGATCTTGACCAACAGGAAGACTGGGAGCCCCAGAG atcGTTATTTGAGCAGCATGAAACACTCTTACACACCAAGTTTCATGGACGGCTTCAGCCATACAGATCGAACCGAGGAGCTAGAAAGA GAAAGAAAGAAACGTGAGCTTTACAATCATGAGCTCAGGTTGCAAATTGAAGAGAATAGACGGTTACAATTGATGAAAGATGAGCAGGAGAGAAGAGAGCAAGAACTTGAAAACAAGAGATTGGAGCAGCAATTGTTGAGGATGCAGGAAGAAGCATTGAGCGATGATCTTAGGTCAAGAGATGAACCG GTAAGAAGGCACAGTGATGATTACGCCCGTAGGAGGATGGACGTCGGACTCCGTTCTGGTTACAGAAAGCACACCGATTCGGAAGGCAGCGGCCTTGGATCTCGGAACGCTCTGTCGCACTATTCACCCCCTGTTTCACGCCGCACCCCCTTTTCCCTAAACGTGCCTCAGAGCAGCTCCAGCTATTCGGATCCCCTCACCACCAg gtACAGTCCCCACTCCCCCCGTTACGACTTCGACTCGCGCTACCGTCGAGACACCCTGAATCGGTTGGACTCGCTGAACGTCTATAATAGTTTATACGATACCGCTAGATATAAGAAAAACGCTTTCGCTCGTTTCGACTCGTTGAGTAGGATAGATTCGTTGGGCGCGCGCGGCGACCCCTTGAACAAATTCGAATCGCTTAATCTGCAGGACGACTTCGGACGCACGCAGCGACGTCACAGCGCCACGCAGCAGGACCTGAGCCTGATGAGGAGAAGTCCCAAGCTGCAGAGGCGGAGCAATTCGAGCAGGTTCGACGATCAGTTGCCGATACCCGTGTTGAAAGCGCACTCACCAGTCGCTAGGGAACTGAAAAATTCCGTCCCGTTCAATTCGGGTAGGAATTCTTCGGACGCATGTCGGAAGCTAGAGGACAAGTGGCAG ATCCCTGcagtacaaaaaaatatagttaaTCACAGTGGTTCCTTACGCGATGGCCACAACCGAAGTATTTTAACCCAGTTAGGTGCCATAAGAATGCAGTTACAACAGGAGCAGATGAGGATGGACGAATCCTTACGTAAACGCGGCATAACACAATCAAAGGCTGTTGATTTTAATTAA